The following are from one region of the Simiduia agarivorans SA1 = DSM 21679 genome:
- a CDS encoding surface lipoprotein assembly modifier: MNTKQKKAALFMRLIAGAIGMGLTMPLTAAPTLNGFFDMGGEYDSNVGVKELDQLSRESDWAATASAGATLDWTISPGWTFSAGAQYDHKHYRTFSAYDQAGVRGHVDMSYRFSPLTVGLNHHAVVVQLDREPFLTLSRSGLYAGKMLTSHLYLRAQVSQQTKSIASQPARDAEGLGWALESYWFSDDASRYWTAAIAVEDEQANRHDYSNQALSVRLGWSNQFSLLNKNSQLQLQWRYLDRGYDGPGISPEVTSLGQSALNPSQAAMPTPANRSDLVQQWEAKWRLSVNDVLSLGTQLVYADHRSNLATADYTETTASVTARLSF, translated from the coding sequence ATGAATACCAAGCAAAAGAAAGCCGCATTGTTCATGCGTCTGATCGCCGGGGCAATCGGTATGGGTTTAACAATGCCTTTGACCGCTGCGCCCACCCTGAACGGTTTTTTTGATATGGGTGGAGAATACGACAGCAATGTGGGTGTGAAGGAACTGGATCAGCTCAGTCGTGAAAGTGATTGGGCGGCCACGGCCAGCGCCGGCGCAACACTGGATTGGACCATCAGTCCAGGATGGACCTTTTCTGCCGGCGCGCAATACGACCACAAACACTATCGGACATTCAGTGCCTATGATCAGGCAGGGGTGCGCGGCCATGTGGATATGAGCTATCGGTTCAGCCCGCTAACCGTGGGCCTCAATCATCATGCAGTGGTTGTCCAGCTGGACCGCGAACCGTTTCTGACCTTGTCCCGCTCCGGTCTTTACGCCGGCAAAATGCTGACGTCCCACCTGTACCTGCGTGCCCAGGTGAGTCAGCAAACAAAGTCGATTGCCAGCCAGCCGGCGCGCGATGCCGAGGGGCTGGGATGGGCGCTGGAATCCTATTGGTTCAGCGACGATGCCAGCCGCTATTGGACCGCCGCCATTGCCGTGGAAGATGAGCAGGCCAATCGCCACGACTACAGTAATCAGGCGCTGAGTGTACGTCTCGGTTGGTCCAATCAGTTTTCTCTGTTGAATAAAAACAGCCAATTGCAACTGCAGTGGCGGTACCTGGACAGAGGCTATGACGGCCCGGGAATTTCACCGGAAGTGACGTCGCTGGGGCAATCCGCGTTGAATCCATCACAGGCAGCGATGCCGACGCCGGCAAACCGGTCGGATCTTGTGCAGCAGTGGGAAGCGAAATGGCGCTTGTCAGTGAATGATGTTTTGTCGTTGGGCACCCAGCTGGTGTACGCAGACCATCGCTCGAATCTGGCGACTGCCGATTACACCGAAACCACTGCATCTGTTACGGCGCGCCTGAGTTTCTAG
- a CDS encoding RNA polymerase sigma factor encodes MQQELTELLPGLRRFAYSLTGQMADADDLLQSTVEKLLSKPAPAGVELAKWAFTVCRNLWIDEYRAHKVRQTAALAPELSEGQVVDGERAMEHKMTLERVNRAMAKLPDDQRSILALVCLQGMAYKDVAEVLSLPIGTVMSRLARARQALVTLLNTPNEGVTA; translated from the coding sequence ATGCAACAAGAGTTAACAGAATTATTACCCGGACTCAGGCGCTTTGCCTATTCCCTAACCGGGCAGATGGCGGATGCAGATGATCTGCTGCAAAGCACGGTAGAGAAGCTGCTCAGTAAGCCGGCGCCGGCGGGCGTCGAGCTGGCCAAATGGGCCTTCACCGTGTGTCGCAACCTGTGGATTGATGAATACCGGGCGCACAAGGTACGCCAAACCGCTGCCCTGGCACCGGAGCTATCGGAAGGGCAGGTTGTGGATGGCGAGCGTGCAATGGAGCACAAGATGACATTGGAGCGGGTCAACCGGGCGATGGCGAAACTGCCGGACGATCAGCGCTCCATCCTGGCACTGGTATGCCTGCAGGGTATGGCCTACAAAGACGTGGCGGAGGTGTTGAGCCTGCCCATCGGCACCGTTATGAGCCGGCTGGCACGAGCCCGCCAGGCGCTGGTGACACTATTGAATACACCCAACGAAGGGGTAACCGCATGA
- a CDS encoding CC0125/CC1285 family lipoprotein has product MNKFIVISIVALMTVGCASSNGYKQAKGNGYGYTDTALTENRYRINYKAKSHQSAKAKNYALLRAAELTLDQGYDWFVVVDRETRVEKTEDRFSTSMQTGQTVTKSCGLLSCTTQVHPSTQYGVGMSSGNGADEAIASLEIRMGKGVKPASGDVYDAMEIKDSLGKRK; this is encoded by the coding sequence ATGAACAAATTTATTGTTATTTCAATTGTTGCGTTGATGACCGTAGGGTGTGCCAGCAGTAATGGCTACAAGCAGGCCAAGGGCAATGGCTATGGGTACACCGATACGGCGTTGACCGAAAACCGCTACCGTATTAACTATAAAGCCAAAAGCCACCAATCGGCCAAAGCCAAAAACTATGCGCTGTTGCGCGCCGCGGAGTTGACCCTGGATCAGGGCTATGACTGGTTCGTTGTGGTGGATCGCGAAACCCGGGTGGAAAAAACCGAAGACCGTTTCAGCACCAGTATGCAAACCGGCCAAACGGTGACGAAAAGTTGCGGGTTACTGAGCTGCACAACCCAGGTTCATCCGAGCACTCAATACGGTGTGGGCATGTCCTCGGGCAACGGCGCGGATGAAGCCATCGCCAGCCTGGAAATCCGCATGGGTAAAGGTGTGAAACCCGCAAGTGGCGATGTCTACGATGCGATGGAGATCAAAGACAGTCTGGGTAAGCGGAAATAA
- a CDS encoding VPS10 domain-containing protein, with product MKMKLLAASISLACAQSALATPNWESLNPGAGGQIQDVVADPNTANVVYLASDMEGVYKSLDNGMSWKPTGQLVQNRVYAVAVAPGDANTVYAGSLYGLHISEDGGDNYRFVEATRNRSIGAIAFKPSDKNTVLAGPGWRDDDDFIDHFGEQANGTGTIFRSTDGGDSWTEIVFDSDTGSDRNVYTISFNPANDTEIYLGTNKGVYRSADSGASWSKVAAPNATHTRSKGVAVSPDGSKLYGVFAGNGNDWTLYATAAVGIDWQPLMNGLDADKRYWYPEVDPRSSGNEHKVLLGTLGDRAGLFEAQISWNGDQVESYSWARIFHEADGSFDIGWDHASPANARFAHYTPDSGGWTRGVWSTTNQAMFFADYSAGNNSYQWSNRYSEPNNAIQVSWWGKLFPTYSGRGTESTYTYDVAVHGDYVIQGQGDNGLVESWDGGVSWSNMQHRRADGNLSDVQAVAIADAWGVPTVVAQATGGYGGAAVNGRLWAKKLVHHSPLDEWVEIGGGVNAKAGLPDGVFRDVAVSPMNPAKVFAFSTNHGLYVIDDIGRALAYEAEGKSISAKRIYRTTDNTSARIARTIAPHPTDEKVVFFSSTSGAQGVWRGEEQQDGSWDFERVLDTRGWDAEVHAWEYDGQVYLLNFASGGSGFENDNHWHLLLSKDEGQTWEKVFSPSDAQALRPTSLVKWWDDVNQQFTFSAKGGATGFANKLMLSYYDHRQQVGYGVFEGTLDENGSIAWADITGDLHFSGMTNTRYVMENGGVNLYAATPGAGLWRTNVTSVDLPAAAGAAPAAPDGLSAILDASRNEIQLTWQDNTDVETGFRIERSTGGAFVTVGQVGRDTEAFIDFDLAANTEYRYRIVAFNALGVSDTSNEVTQSSGNAVDPIPECNPDNLLINGDFSSGVISPWNFYVNTGAGADASHSIGSFNGYSSGQVLDIDLVASASANDVQLQNSFGLLEAGVTYELSFTASADAARSFEVKIHQAQAPWQNVKEGDVIQVDAAPVTYTIEYTPASSLGALSLGFFLGNDLTSVQIDEVSLKQACETPTPTPAPAPTPTPTPTPTPAPTPAPTPTSGAGSSSGGGGCAVGSGSPIDPTLWGLLVLATLRRFFRATLK from the coding sequence ATGAAAATGAAATTACTCGCCGCCAGCATCAGCCTGGCCTGTGCTCAGTCCGCCTTGGCAACACCCAATTGGGAATCACTCAATCCCGGAGCCGGCGGCCAGATTCAGGATGTGGTTGCCGACCCCAATACCGCCAACGTGGTATACCTCGCGTCCGATATGGAAGGCGTGTACAAGAGTCTGGATAACGGCATGAGCTGGAAGCCCACCGGACAGTTGGTGCAAAACCGGGTGTACGCTGTGGCTGTGGCACCCGGCGATGCCAATACCGTCTATGCGGGTAGCCTGTATGGCTTGCACATTTCGGAGGATGGTGGCGACAACTACCGGTTTGTGGAAGCGACCCGCAACCGGTCTATTGGCGCCATCGCTTTTAAACCCAGCGATAAGAATACTGTGTTGGCAGGTCCGGGCTGGCGCGATGATGACGATTTTATTGATCATTTCGGCGAGCAGGCCAATGGCACTGGCACCATTTTTCGCTCTACCGATGGTGGTGACAGCTGGACTGAAATCGTGTTCGACAGCGATACCGGCAGCGATCGCAATGTTTACACCATCAGCTTTAATCCCGCTAATGATACCGAGATTTATCTCGGCACCAACAAAGGGGTTTATCGCTCTGCAGACAGCGGGGCCAGCTGGAGCAAAGTCGCTGCACCTAATGCCACCCATACCCGCAGTAAAGGTGTGGCTGTGAGCCCCGATGGCAGTAAGCTGTACGGTGTGTTTGCAGGCAACGGTAATGACTGGACTTTATATGCAACGGCTGCCGTCGGTATTGACTGGCAGCCACTGATGAATGGTCTCGATGCCGATAAACGTTATTGGTACCCGGAAGTGGATCCGCGTTCTTCGGGCAATGAGCACAAAGTACTTTTAGGCACGTTGGGTGATCGCGCCGGTTTGTTTGAGGCGCAAATCTCCTGGAACGGCGATCAGGTTGAGAGCTACAGCTGGGCGCGGATTTTTCACGAAGCCGATGGCAGTTTTGATATTGGCTGGGATCACGCCAGTCCGGCCAATGCACGTTTTGCGCACTACACACCGGACAGTGGTGGCTGGACGCGCGGGGTCTGGTCGACTACCAACCAGGCGATGTTTTTTGCAGACTACAGTGCCGGCAACAACAGTTACCAGTGGAGCAACCGCTACTCAGAGCCCAATAACGCCATTCAGGTCAGTTGGTGGGGTAAGCTCTTCCCCACCTATTCGGGGCGGGGTACTGAGAGCACTTACACCTACGATGTCGCTGTTCACGGCGATTACGTCATCCAGGGGCAGGGCGATAATGGCCTGGTAGAAAGCTGGGATGGCGGCGTGTCCTGGTCCAACATGCAGCACCGGCGCGCCGATGGCAATTTGTCCGACGTGCAAGCGGTGGCTATCGCCGATGCCTGGGGTGTACCTACGGTCGTGGCGCAAGCCACGGGTGGTTATGGCGGTGCGGCAGTAAACGGTCGTTTGTGGGCAAAAAAACTTGTGCACCACAGTCCGCTGGATGAATGGGTTGAAATCGGTGGCGGGGTCAATGCCAAAGCCGGTTTGCCAGACGGGGTGTTCCGCGACGTGGCGGTTAGCCCGATGAACCCTGCCAAGGTATTTGCCTTTTCCACCAATCATGGTCTCTATGTCATCGACGACATAGGTCGGGCTCTGGCATACGAAGCTGAAGGGAAGTCCATCTCCGCCAAGCGTATCTATCGGACAACCGACAATACCTCGGCACGCATCGCGCGCACCATTGCACCGCATCCCACCGATGAAAAAGTGGTGTTCTTCAGTTCCACCAGCGGCGCTCAAGGCGTCTGGCGGGGTGAAGAGCAGCAGGACGGTAGTTGGGATTTTGAGCGGGTCCTCGACACCCGGGGCTGGGATGCCGAAGTGCATGCCTGGGAATATGACGGCCAGGTGTATTTGCTGAACTTTGCCAGTGGCGGTAGCGGGTTCGAAAACGACAATCACTGGCACCTATTATTGTCCAAAGATGAGGGCCAGACCTGGGAAAAAGTGTTCAGCCCCTCCGATGCTCAGGCCCTTCGACCCACGTCACTGGTAAAGTGGTGGGATGATGTCAATCAGCAATTTACCTTCAGCGCTAAAGGTGGCGCTACCGGTTTTGCCAATAAACTGATGTTGAGTTATTACGATCACCGCCAGCAGGTGGGTTACGGAGTTTTTGAAGGTACGCTGGACGAAAATGGCAGTATCGCCTGGGCAGACATCACCGGCGACCTGCATTTTTCAGGCATGACGAACACCCGCTATGTGATGGAAAACGGTGGGGTGAATCTGTATGCGGCGACACCGGGTGCGGGTTTGTGGCGGACTAATGTGACCTCGGTAGATCTGCCCGCGGCTGCGGGAGCTGCGCCCGCGGCGCCTGATGGTCTGTCGGCCATCCTGGATGCGAGCCGCAATGAAATTCAATTGACCTGGCAGGACAATACCGATGTTGAAACCGGCTTCCGGATCGAGCGCTCGACGGGAGGCGCCTTTGTGACGGTGGGGCAGGTGGGGCGAGACACGGAGGCTTTCATCGATTTTGATCTGGCAGCCAATACCGAATATCGTTATCGGATCGTAGCGTTCAATGCCTTGGGCGTGTCGGACACATCCAATGAGGTCACGCAATCTTCCGGGAATGCAGTCGACCCCATTCCCGAATGCAACCCGGACAATCTGTTGATCAACGGCGATTTCTCGTCTGGTGTGATTTCACCCTGGAATTTTTATGTCAACACCGGCGCAGGTGCCGACGCCAGTCATTCCATTGGCAGTTTCAATGGTTACTCCTCTGGTCAGGTACTGGATATTGACCTGGTTGCCAGCGCCTCGGCAAATGACGTGCAACTGCAGAATAGCTTCGGATTACTTGAGGCGGGTGTCACCTATGAATTGAGCTTTACTGCCAGCGCTGATGCGGCCCGGAGTTTTGAGGTGAAAATTCATCAGGCGCAAGCACCCTGGCAAAATGTGAAAGAGGGGGACGTAATTCAGGTAGATGCTGCGCCGGTCACCTATACCATCGAGTACACGCCAGCCAGCAGCTTGGGTGCACTATCATTGGGCTTCTTTCTTGGGAACGATCTGACTAGTGTGCAAATCGACGAGGTAAGTTTGAAACAGGCCTGTGAAACGCCAACACCGACACCAGCACCAGCACCAACGCCAACACCAACGCCAACGCCAACACCGGCTCCGACCCCGGCGCCCACGCCAACCTCTGGTGCGGGCTCGTCTTCCGGTGGGGGTGGTTGCGCGGTGGGCTCGGGCTCTCCCATTGATCCAACACTGTGGGGGCTGCTGGTGCTCGCGACTTTACGCCGTTTCTTCCGCGCGACGTTAAAATAG
- a CDS encoding LutC/YkgG family protein, whose product MNARENILGRLRAAQTQTPMAEAAEPSSAIVSDPDVMRFVAALEANHAVVVSVTREQLPGAIAEQVRALNLSQLVVSEAHHAWLDQLPASCKPVFWQALGDTPVDALFDQPAALTGCYAGICATGSLVLRPDAHEPRSLSLVPPVHLAVIERKNLVAGLDQLLARPGLREEMPTNLVLVSGPSKTADIQQTLAYGAHGPHTLVVFLVQDRPA is encoded by the coding sequence ATGAATGCGCGTGAAAATATTCTGGGGCGTCTGCGCGCAGCGCAAACCCAAACTCCCATGGCAGAAGCCGCAGAGCCGTCGTCAGCCATTGTTTCCGATCCGGATGTGATGCGGTTTGTGGCGGCGCTCGAGGCCAATCATGCTGTGGTTGTTTCTGTAACCCGTGAGCAATTGCCCGGCGCCATCGCGGAGCAGGTCCGCGCGCTGAATCTTTCGCAGTTGGTTGTCAGTGAGGCTCACCATGCCTGGCTGGATCAATTACCCGCGAGTTGCAAACCCGTGTTCTGGCAGGCGTTGGGCGACACGCCGGTGGATGCGCTGTTTGATCAGCCGGCAGCCCTGACGGGTTGCTATGCGGGCATTTGTGCTACGGGCAGTTTGGTGTTGCGGCCGGATGCGCATGAGCCGCGCAGTCTGTCATTGGTGCCACCCGTGCATCTCGCGGTCATTGAGCGCAAAAACCTGGTAGCAGGTCTTGACCAGCTGTTGGCCCGACCGGGGCTACGCGAAGAGATGCCCACCAATCTTGTTCTGGTATCCGGTCCGTCAAAGACCGCCGATATTCAGCAAACACTCGCCTATGGCGCCCATGGGCCGCACACCCTCGTGGTGTTTTTAGTACAAGACAGGCCAGCCTGA
- a CDS encoding S8 family serine peptidase: protein MNPKRTAIALALICSTGLPLTGAQAQLINAEPITGALENPVQNAQRELAPIAEPARRAALAAEAAAREAALDPIERSLGNPLAALPDALPILNAQGDMVLQEVITDDGWRAIAGEWLLWLTGEELNTLNQPGITLISATPMPALGKQLVRFRVTQSLDQRSALQALLPAHLHPMLDRNHTYDSQSGAEDIAASNRSIDRLATPCPHPVKVGMVDTGIQVEHPAFSHRRITRADFLPADLIAPDAHGTAVAGVLVGEAEGLTPRLGAGHLFAAAAFYQRSDFSQGATTDSLIQALNWLSSQEVRVINLSLAGPPNKLLGIAIELIHAQGIALVAAVGNEGPAAPPLYPAAFEPVIGVTAVDARQAIYRWANQGHQVDFSAPGVSVITARAINPQQSNPLGRESGTSMAAPVIAAHLACLLARGERLETALSTLRAQATDLGAPGRDTVFGEGWLP from the coding sequence ATGAACCCGAAACGCACCGCAATCGCACTGGCCCTGATATGCAGCACCGGCTTGCCCCTGACCGGCGCGCAGGCTCAATTGATCAACGCCGAACCCATCACCGGCGCGCTGGAAAATCCTGTGCAAAACGCCCAGCGCGAGCTGGCTCCCATCGCAGAGCCCGCCCGGCGTGCGGCACTGGCAGCGGAAGCTGCCGCGCGCGAGGCCGCATTGGACCCGATTGAACGCAGCCTGGGCAATCCGCTGGCGGCGCTGCCCGACGCCCTGCCAATTCTCAATGCCCAGGGCGATATGGTCCTGCAGGAAGTCATCACCGACGACGGCTGGCGTGCCATTGCCGGTGAGTGGCTGCTGTGGCTGACCGGTGAAGAACTGAACACGCTCAACCAACCGGGCATCACACTGATTTCCGCCACCCCCATGCCGGCGTTGGGCAAGCAGTTGGTCCGTTTCCGGGTCACCCAATCACTGGATCAGCGCAGTGCATTGCAGGCCCTGCTACCGGCCCACTTGCACCCCATGCTCGACCGCAACCATACCTACGACAGCCAGAGCGGAGCGGAAGATATTGCCGCAAGCAACCGGTCGATTGATAGGCTGGCCACACCCTGCCCCCACCCGGTCAAGGTGGGCATGGTAGACACCGGTATTCAGGTCGAGCACCCGGCATTCAGCCACAGGCGCATAACCCGGGCCGATTTTCTGCCCGCCGACCTGATTGCCCCCGATGCCCATGGCACCGCAGTCGCCGGTGTGCTTGTGGGTGAAGCCGAGGGCCTTACACCCCGGTTAGGGGCCGGCCATCTGTTTGCCGCGGCGGCCTTTTACCAGCGCTCGGATTTTTCCCAGGGCGCCACCACCGACAGCCTGATTCAGGCACTCAACTGGCTCAGCAGTCAGGAGGTCCGGGTCATTAATCTGTCCCTTGCCGGCCCGCCCAATAAATTACTGGGCATCGCCATCGAACTCATACACGCACAAGGCATTGCGCTGGTGGCTGCGGTCGGTAACGAGGGGCCCGCAGCGCCACCCTTGTATCCCGCCGCCTTTGAGCCGGTGATTGGTGTGACGGCGGTGGACGCCCGGCAAGCTATTTATCGCTGGGCCAACCAAGGACATCAGGTCGATTTTTCCGCACCGGGTGTAAGTGTGATCACTGCACGTGCGATCAATCCGCAACAATCCAACCCCCTTGGCCGCGAATCCGGTACGTCTATGGCCGCACCGGTTATTGCCGCCCACCTCGCCTGTCTTTTGGCTCGCGGTGAACGCCTGGAGACGGCGCTTTCCACGCTGCGTGCGCAGGCCACAGATCTGGGTGCGCCCGGACGCGATACGGTATTTGGCGAGGGCTGGCTGCCCTGA
- the yghU gene encoding glutathione-dependent disulfide-bond oxidoreductase: MTDTKYLPPKVWTWDQASGGKFANINRPIAGATHDKALPRGEHPFQLYSLATPNGVKVTILFEELLALGIEAAEYDAWLINIGDGEQFGSGFTDINPNSKIPALLDCSQREPIRVFESGAILLYLAEKFDRFIPKAPAQRAECYSWLMWQMGSAPFLGGGFGHFYAYAPEKFEYPINRYAMEVKRQLDVLDKHLANNTFMCGNEYTIADMAIYPWYGVLVEGKLYEAAEFLDVASYTHVARWAKLLHDRPAVARGRRVNRVWGHEPLQMKERHSAADFGD, encoded by the coding sequence ATGACAGACACGAAATACCTGCCCCCCAAAGTCTGGACCTGGGACCAGGCCAGCGGTGGTAAATTTGCCAATATCAATCGCCCCATCGCCGGCGCCACGCACGACAAGGCCTTGCCCCGCGGCGAGCATCCGTTCCAACTCTATTCGCTGGCCACCCCCAATGGCGTGAAGGTCACCATTCTGTTTGAAGAATTGCTGGCGCTGGGCATTGAGGCGGCGGAGTACGACGCCTGGTTGATCAATATCGGCGACGGTGAACAGTTTGGCAGCGGCTTTACCGACATCAATCCCAACTCCAAAATTCCGGCGTTGCTCGACTGCAGTCAGCGCGAGCCCATTCGCGTGTTCGAATCCGGCGCCATCCTGTTGTACCTGGCAGAAAAATTTGACCGGTTTATTCCGAAGGCGCCGGCACAGCGCGCCGAATGCTACTCCTGGCTGATGTGGCAAATGGGCAGCGCGCCGTTTCTTGGCGGCGGTTTCGGGCACTTTTATGCTTACGCACCGGAAAAGTTCGAGTACCCCATCAACCGCTATGCCATGGAAGTCAAACGCCAGCTCGATGTGCTGGATAAGCATTTGGCCAACAATACATTTATGTGTGGCAACGAATACACCATCGCCGACATGGCTATTTACCCCTGGTACGGCGTGTTGGTAGAGGGCAAGCTGTATGAGGCAGCGGAGTTTTTGGATGTGGCGTCATACACACACGTAGCGCGTTGGGCCAAACTGCTGCACGACCGCCCGGCAGTTGCCCGCGGCCGGCGGGTGAACCGGGTGTGGGGGCACGAGCCGCTGCAAATGAAAGAAAGACACAGTGCAGCTGATTTTGGGGACTAG